One window of Chryseobacterium indologenes genomic DNA carries:
- a CDS encoding DNA topoisomerase IB, producing MEKNTDLEMISHLKPSKIVKIMKDPEASAKAVHLVYTTDAETAGITRKKTGKKYSYYKDGEKIKDKDEITRINSLVLPPAWENVWICALDNGHLQATGFDVKKRKQYRYHPLWSALRNHTKFYRMLQFGYALPNIRLHVEQDLALRNFEKRKILALIVSLMQRTNIRIGNNVYEKLYGSFGLTTLKDKHVKVKGQKITFSFKGKKGVMHNVDLRSKRLARLIQKCKDIPGKELFQYFDDEGNRHSVDSGMVNEYIKEISGEDFTAKDFRTWSGTVSALIAFKEIGYAENDSQYKKKVKEALEMVAENLGNTSAVCKKYYVHPLVINLYENNTIKKYLDELEIIEENDGKADLTKEERLVLKILENERM from the coding sequence ATGGAGAAGAATACAGATTTGGAGATGATTTCTCACCTTAAGCCTTCCAAAATTGTTAAAATAATGAAGGACCCGGAAGCTTCTGCAAAGGCGGTACATCTTGTATATACCACCGATGCAGAAACCGCCGGAATTACCCGTAAGAAAACAGGAAAGAAATATTCCTATTATAAAGACGGTGAAAAAATAAAGGATAAGGACGAAATCACAAGGATCAACAGCCTGGTACTTCCTCCCGCCTGGGAAAATGTATGGATCTGTGCCCTTGACAACGGCCATCTTCAGGCCACAGGCTTTGATGTCAAAAAAAGAAAACAATACCGCTACCATCCTCTTTGGAGCGCTTTAAGAAATCATACGAAATTTTACAGGATGCTTCAGTTCGGATATGCATTACCAAATATCCGGCTGCATGTAGAACAGGATCTTGCGCTGAGAAATTTTGAAAAGCGGAAAATCCTGGCCTTAATTGTAAGCCTTATGCAAAGAACCAATATCCGTATTGGTAATAATGTGTATGAAAAACTGTACGGTTCTTTTGGACTGACTACTTTAAAGGATAAGCATGTAAAGGTAAAAGGACAGAAAATTACGTTCTCTTTTAAAGGGAAAAAAGGCGTTATGCATAACGTTGACCTCAGAAGTAAAAGGCTGGCAAGGCTCATTCAGAAATGTAAGGATATTCCGGGGAAAGAACTTTTCCAGTATTTTGATGATGAAGGAAACCGACATTCTGTGGATTCAGGGATGGTGAATGAGTACATAAAAGAGATCAGCGGCGAAGATTTTACTGCCAAGGATTTCAGGACATGGTCCGGAACGGTAAGTGCTTTGATTGCATTTAAAGAAATTGGTTATGCTGAAAATGACAGTCAATATAAAAAGAAAGTAAAAGAAGCCCTGGAAATGGTTGCAGAAAACCTGGGAAATACATCGGCTGTCTGCAAAAAATATTATGTTCATCCTTTAGTGATCAATCTTTACGAAAACAATACCATCAAAAAATACCTTGACGAACTTGAAATCATAGAAGAAAACGACGGAAAAGCCGATCTGACAAAAGAGGAAAGGCTGGTTCTGAAAATTCTTGAAAATGAGAGGATGTAG
- a CDS encoding helix-turn-helix domain-containing protein: MEVLSNFQYKKLFLPNITDKILANNADIQLYRIENYLKGILMPVIPYRTTFNFIIFVTNGHIRQYLENKEYHAEKGGVIFIKQGTITATVELSDDIEGFFLAYENNILSEQELPKHKSSIFFMTPFLNLDSLTYGTITQLLPIMEQELWLNNLNINDVVVTMLHLILIKMLSTDSDTHHKSATRPMELSLQFRDLLFKYHVGEKRVAFYADKLSVTESYLNKCVKGVTQKSPKQWINEIDINYSKALLHSSKDIAEIAYELNFHTASHFTQLFKKIAGITPKEYRIQFLNNSRISV; this comes from the coding sequence ATGGAAGTTCTATCCAATTTTCAATATAAAAAACTCTTTCTTCCGAATATTACGGACAAGATATTAGCCAATAATGCTGATATACAGCTCTATCGGATAGAAAATTACCTTAAAGGCATTCTGATGCCGGTGATTCCGTACCGTACAACGTTTAATTTCATTATTTTCGTTACCAACGGTCATATCAGACAATACCTTGAAAATAAAGAATACCATGCCGAAAAAGGAGGAGTAATCTTCATTAAACAGGGAACCATCACGGCAACCGTAGAACTGTCTGATGATATTGAAGGTTTCTTCCTTGCTTATGAAAATAATATTCTGTCTGAACAAGAGCTGCCCAAACACAAAAGCAGTATTTTTTTCATGACTCCCTTTCTGAATCTGGACAGCCTGACTTATGGTACCATTACCCAGCTTCTTCCCATTATGGAACAGGAATTGTGGCTAAACAACCTCAATATCAATGATGTTGTTGTTACCATGCTTCATCTTATTTTGATTAAAATGCTGAGCACAGATTCTGACACCCATCATAAGTCAGCGACACGTCCTATGGAACTGTCCCTTCAGTTTCGGGATCTTTTGTTTAAATATCATGTGGGAGAAAAAAGAGTGGCGTTCTATGCTGATAAACTGTCTGTAACAGAAAGCTATCTGAATAAATGTGTAAAAGGCGTTACCCAGAAATCCCCCAAACAGTGGATCAATGAGATTGATATCAATTACAGCAAGGCGTTGCTTCACTCCAGTAAAGATATTGCTGAGATTGCTTACGAACTGAACTTTCATACCGCATCCCATTTTACCCAGCTTTTTAAAAAGATCGCAGGCATTACCCCGAAGGAATACAGAATCCAGTTTTTGAATAACAGCAGGATTTCAGTCTGA
- a CDS encoding TonB-dependent receptor: MKITKIAAVFLVMAFSGKMMAQETEKQLLIKDADDKFPIADALVKYDHGNSHTHTAADGMFAIPVKSLPDTLVISRQGYDEIKWVVTGDEDKNKVIFLQHKPFQISEVAINHSSFLSAITKVDLNKFPVNSAQDLLRKVPGLFIAQHAGGGKAEQLFLRGFDADHGTDVSVNVDGMPVNIVSHAHGQGYSDLHFVIPETVNNIDFGKGAYYMDRGDFNTAGYVDFQTYNGLKNSMIKLEGGSFNSKRVLGMFNILHDDLGRKNAYIAAEYNYTDGPFDVKQNFNRVNIFGKYNQWLTDKDYFNIQFSTFNSSWNASGQIPERAVDEGIIGRWGSIDPTEGGKTSRTNLQMNFKHIISPFEQIDAMAFYSKYNFNLYSDFTFNLKDKDHGDEIQQTDGRNIYGAEVKYTKTFSLANSSLNWTSGIGLRNDDINTLQLNHVYHRDMLLDRLSDVTGTETNLHAYSGLVWKTGKWTINPALRVDHFIFNMHNLLDAEQLPSGQSKEATRLSPKLNFSYAQNDNVMWFLKTGMGFHSNDLRVVVPNKNENTLPYSIGADFGVRLHPFKSLIITPALWYMDLQQEFVYVGDDAVVEPSGKSRRFGADLGVRFQPLENFYLNADINYSHARFTEEEKGQDYVPLAPVVTSTGSVNWDFLDGFSLGLQYRYLAARPAVEDNSIRTKAYFVNDLMLSYNRQKWGANVQLNNLFNVKWNEAQFATETQLKGEAEPVTDLTYTPGSPFGVRVGVYYKF; the protein is encoded by the coding sequence ATGAAAATAACAAAAATAGCAGCCGTATTTCTGGTAATGGCATTCAGTGGAAAAATGATGGCGCAGGAAACAGAGAAACAGTTGCTGATTAAAGATGCAGATGACAAATTTCCCATTGCAGATGCTTTGGTAAAATATGATCACGGGAACAGCCATACTCATACAGCGGCAGATGGTATGTTTGCCATCCCTGTGAAATCCCTTCCTGATACCCTTGTGATCAGCCGTCAGGGATATGATGAGATAAAATGGGTGGTAACCGGCGATGAAGATAAAAATAAAGTTATTTTCTTACAGCATAAGCCTTTTCAGATTTCTGAAGTGGCCATCAATCACAGTTCGTTTTTATCAGCCATTACCAAAGTGGATCTGAATAAATTTCCGGTAAATTCAGCACAGGATTTATTGAGAAAAGTTCCGGGATTGTTTATTGCACAGCATGCCGGAGGAGGAAAGGCTGAACAGCTTTTTTTAAGAGGATTTGATGCAGACCACGGTACTGATGTCAGCGTTAATGTGGACGGAATGCCGGTCAATATTGTATCTCATGCCCATGGACAGGGATATTCTGACTTACACTTTGTAATTCCTGAAACTGTAAATAATATTGACTTCGGAAAAGGGGCCTATTATATGGATCGTGGAGATTTTAATACCGCAGGTTATGTAGATTTTCAAACATACAATGGGTTGAAAAACAGTATGATTAAACTGGAAGGAGGTTCATTCAATTCAAAAAGAGTGTTGGGAATGTTCAATATTCTACATGATGATCTGGGAAGAAAAAATGCCTATATAGCAGCAGAATACAACTATACAGACGGACCTTTTGATGTAAAACAGAATTTCAACAGAGTCAATATTTTCGGGAAATATAACCAGTGGCTTACGGATAAAGATTATTTCAACATTCAGTTCTCAACATTCAATTCTTCATGGAATGCTTCCGGACAGATCCCGGAACGTGCTGTAGATGAGGGAATCATTGGCAGATGGGGAAGTATTGACCCTACAGAAGGTGGTAAAACTTCCAGAACAAACCTTCAGATGAATTTCAAACACATTATTTCTCCTTTCGAGCAGATTGATGCCATGGCTTTCTATTCAAAATATAATTTCAATCTGTATTCTGATTTCACTTTTAATTTAAAAGATAAAGATCATGGAGATGAAATTCAGCAGACTGACGGAAGAAATATTTATGGAGCCGAAGTGAAATATACAAAGACATTTTCTCTTGCAAACAGCTCTTTAAACTGGACTTCAGGAATAGGATTAAGAAATGACGATATTAATACTTTACAGCTTAATCATGTTTATCACAGAGATATGCTGCTTGACAGACTATCGGATGTGACAGGAACAGAAACGAATCTTCATGCGTACTCAGGACTGGTATGGAAAACCGGAAAATGGACCATCAATCCTGCTTTGAGAGTAGATCATTTTATTTTTAATATGCATAATCTGCTGGATGCAGAGCAATTACCGTCCGGACAATCAAAAGAAGCAACAAGATTGAGTCCAAAATTAAACTTCTCTTACGCTCAGAACGATAACGTAATGTGGTTCCTGAAAACAGGGATGGGCTTCCACTCCAATGACCTGAGAGTGGTTGTTCCCAATAAAAACGAAAATACCCTTCCGTATTCTATTGGAGCAGATTTCGGGGTAAGATTACATCCGTTCAAATCACTGATTATTACTCCGGCATTATGGTATATGGATCTGCAGCAGGAATTTGTTTATGTAGGAGATGATGCCGTAGTAGAACCTTCCGGGAAGTCAAGACGCTTCGGTGCTGATCTTGGAGTTCGTTTCCAGCCGTTGGAAAACTTTTATCTGAATGCTGATATCAATTATTCCCATGCCAGATTTACAGAAGAAGAAAAAGGGCAGGATTACGTTCCGCTGGCTCCGGTAGTCACCAGTACAGGATCTGTAAACTGGGATTTCCTGGATGGCTTTTCTTTAGGACTTCAATACCGATATCTGGCAGCAAGACCAGCAGTAGAGGATAACAGTATCAGAACCAAAGCTTACTTTGTAAATGATCTGATGCTTTCCTATAACCGCCAGAAATGGGGAGCAAATGTTCAGCTTAACAATCTTTTCAATGTAAAATGGAATGAAGCTCAGTTTGCAACCGAAACTCAGCTGAAAGGAGAAGCAGAACCTGTTACAGATCTTACCTACACACCTGGAAGCCCCTTTGGAGTAAGAGTAGGAGTGTACTATAAATTTTAA